The sequence GGGCAGGAAGCCGGAAGCGCCGCGGCCCAGCTGAGCGACATGGCGGGCGTTAAAGGTACCTCCGCGGCCCCCGCCCCTCGTGCTGCGGCGGGGTCCCCCCGCCCCGGGCCACACCGGGAGCAGCGCTTCCGGCGCGTGCGCGGGGTCGGCTCCCCCAGACTCGCCGGGCTTCCCGCCTGCCGGGTGGGGGTGCGCTCGCCCGCTCCCTTCGCCCCGCGGGGCGCGGGTGGAGGGCGTGTGGGGGACCTCAGCCCCTTGTTTCAAGCCCACTGGCCTTCACGCCCTGCCCGGCCCCCCGGGACCCTGCAGGCGGAGGCCTGGCCGGAGCGGGCCCTCCTGGGAGCCGGGGGCCAGCCTCGAGCATCACCTCCCGACTCCTCCTCGCTTCCTCGAGCGTCCCCCGCCGCCGCTGCCCGGTTTTTGACCAGGTTTCCACTTCCTGACGTGTCCACGCTAACGGCTCTCCTCCCTTTTCCTGCCGCTCCGCAGTTTCCATTTCTTCCCGGGAGCCATTGTCTCCACTGTCCCCGGCGTCGGGGAGCCTAGTCCTCTTGCTCCGATGAGTTTTCCACTTGGGCGGAGTGACTGCAGGCGGGTGTCCCAACGGAAAGCGCCCAGAGATGCTGTTCTCGTAACTGTGGAGAGTAGATTAGGTGGAATCTTATCGCTACTTTCTTCAGTGTTTATTCCTCTGTGGACGGACGAAAAAGTAGGGTTTGTGCAGTATGTGCTTTTGAACGGCAGTTGACAAAAAGGGGTCCCACGAACCCCGCTTCCCTTATCTGTGAGCCTTCAGAGgaatgggggatgggagaggttATGAGAAGGCTTCCTGTTATGTTGGTAGGAAACCATTAGATTTCTAATCTTTTGAGTATAGGAGCATAACTTGTTTCTATGTTGGAGTTCCtatcctttttgaaatttgtacccAAAGATCTTCCCTGCCCGGGTAATCAACATCTGCTATAAACATGTATACAGTGTACTTGCACGCGTGTGTGTGTTCACTATGAAATTTATGAGTGTGTGAGCTGTTAGCAGGAGacacattttatcattatttctgGCTGACTTGTCTATTCGATGTCAGTTTAGTAAACATGGTTTACTTGGACACTGTCCAGTGTGAAATATATCTGTTTGAGGCCACTGCAGAAGACAGATGACAAGTAGTATCTCAGAACTGCACTGTGTTTAGTCATGCCCAGAAACTGtcgaataataataatgtttatgtGTGAATGTGTTAGAAATTGTAAGGtagtaaaaaggaagagagactaTGAAATGGAAAAGGACTAAAGGAAGGAAGCATTTTGCAGATAATTCAGTTCAACTTTTGTTAAGAGACTACTGTATGACTGAGACTTGGggtaaaaagataaatgagaagttACTGTTGGATGACAAGAGCTGGAAATAATTATATTACTGTTTAAGTGTCTAAGGTGTGCTCAGATACAGTGGGAGCACAAAGATGGTGTTGTGgcttgaattgtgtcctccaaataGATATAAGTTCTAACTCCCCAGTACCTGTCAATGTGACCTtatctggaaatagggtctttgcagatgtaatcaagttaagatgatgtTGGATTAGAGGGGGCCCTAGCCccatgactagtgtccttataagaaaagggaaggagggacaTGGAGACATATAGGGAGAACACCAtatgaagagggaggcagaaagtgTGATGCATCTGAAAGCCAAGGAGCACCAACGATTGCCGACAACCACCAGGAGttaggaagaggcaggaaggattcttccctagagccttcagaggaagcATGGCTCTGCTGACTTCTTGATTTCAGAGGTCAagcctcagaactgtgagaaaataaatttctgttgttctaagcctcGAAGTTCGTGGTATGTTGTTTATGAGCCCTAGGTAACTAATACAGACGGGAGTACTTAACCCTGCTCCAGGGAGGAAGAGGACTGTTTTCACAGAAGAGGCGATCCTTCAGTGGAATCTAGAAGGATCAATAAGGCTTCACTTGGCAAAGAATGGGGTGAGGGCGGAGTTTATTCCGAGTGGAGAAAACAACACGTGATGTAGGGCAGGGGGCATGAAAGAGCACCCCTTGTTCTCTCCAGGAGCTTCAGCTCTGTTAGTAAGATGAGAACTTAGTGGGAGAGTGGTGAGGGCTGAAGCTGGAAGGCAGTTGGGGGTCAGGCCACGGTGCCAGAACAACTCGTAGGCTGTGAAAGCAACTGTGAAGGGGTGACGCCAGCCTTATGTATTTGAGAGCTCACTGTCTgcggtgtggaagagggattGGAAGAGTCACCATGGGAGGTGGGCACGAGATGCTAAGGGACTGTGCTAGGGCAGCAGCAGAGGGTGCCAGAGAAGAGGGTGGGTGTCTTAGTCCTTTAGGGCTCTATAAATGGGGGTGCTTAAATGGCCATTTATTTCtgagttctggaggttgggaagtccaaggtcaaggtccCAGCAGATTCGATGTCTGGTGAGagctgcttcctggttcacagagggCCGTCTTGCTGTGTCCTCCCGTGATGGAAGGGATGAGATGGCTCTCCGGGGccttttttataagggcactaatcccgttcTTGAGGGCCTCAagaacctcccaaaggccccacctcctaataccatcacattggggattaggatttaacatgaattttggggggacacaaactttCAGCGTGAGAAATCACGTTTAAAGAGGTTCAGCTtctacccaaagtcacacaaccagGCGATGGCAGAGTTAACATTTGAACCCATGTTGGTGACTCAGAGCTCAAGATTTTTTAACAACTCTGATATTCTTTGTCTCCCACGCGGCAGCGCAGCGTGACAAGGACAGATATGTTCCTCCCCCGTCGGAGATTAGTGTCCAACAGATGCcgggaataaatattttattcagtgggtactagttgagaatcattttctatGAAGATGGGAAAGCAATCTTCAAATACGTGAAGTCCTGTGGTTTGGGAGGCAAAAATGACCCAAGGGTGTACATTACAGGAGGTAATTTTGCAGATAATTTAAGGAAAGAGGGTTTTCAGCATTTACAAACTGTCGGAATGAAATGGACTGCCTCGGGCAGTAGTGAGTGTCCCTTCACTGGAGTTGTGCAGACTGGCTGGCTGGCCTCTTGTGACAAATAAGGAGGGAATTCATACATCAGGTAGGGGTTAGGTACTGGAAATGCTGGAGACCTTTCTCTACCTAATGACTTCAATGCGGCGGACGTGCACAGTGATTTGCTAGTCAAATGTAACATCACCTAATGGAATAAGTAAATCACTACATTTGCTTAATTTGggaccttttattttttcaattaaaattttttattgagatagaattcatataccataaaattcacctttttaaagtgtaaaattctgtagtttttgtatattcacaaggttgtgcaaccatcactactatctaattccagaacatttcattgcccctaaaagaaactctgtacccgttagGAGTCACCCCccattcctcccctcctcccccagcccctggcagcccctGGTCTGGCCCTGTAActcctggttttatttttcacagcTCTTGTGGCGTTATCCTTCAGTGGGGCTATTGGGCTGACTTTTCTTATGCTGGGATGTGCCTTGGAGGATTATGGGTAAGTTATCACTTCAGAAAGAACtgttctttgtgtgtctttgtcacTACTGGTGTGGGCCTCAGCAAGTTTGGCCAGTTGAGCACCAAGCTCTAACCAATGAGTCAGTGAAGCCCAAATTATGAACCCAGTCCTTTCGTAGGTCAGGTGTATCTGTGCGAGGAAgagctgtttttaaaattcatgtattcatttaatGAACAATTCTTGAGCACCAGCTCTGGACCAGCTGGGGATACAGGAAAGAAGAGACACGGTCCTGTCCTCGAGGAGCCTGCAGTTCTACTCGTGAGCGAGAGGCCAGCAGACGGTCCCGTCCGTGAGCTGCAGCTCTAGCAGAGATGCGTGCAGGGGACAGGGAGGGCTCCGGGAGCGTGCGCCTGACGTTCCCTGCGAGAGGCTGGGAGGGCTGCTTGGAAGCGGTCATCTTTAAGCCGAGACCTGGTGGATAACTAAGAGTTTATCGGGCTGAGGGGTCagggagggcattccaggcagagggaacattcAACAAATTTCTTTATTCCACAGCTGTTGGATGAGGGCTTACCGTGTGCCAGCCACCGTTATGAGAAGTGGGGATTAAGAGATAAGAACACAAAGGTCCTGCTCTCTCAGAGTCTGGATttcagtgggggagacagacaataaacaggtTAAAGATGTACATTCTATCAGAGGTAGAAGTGTTGtgaagaacaaagaagaaagggcacagaggctggggcgagggtggtcagggaaggcctctctggagGGTGACGTGAgcagaaacgtaaagcaaataaGGAAGCGGGTCACAGGTCATACAGATATCTGGGCAAAGAGGACTTGAGGCAGTGGGAAGGCCAtatgctgaggcccagagacagaaGACCACGTGTGGTTCTTTATGGCAGAGCATGAATTGTAGTCGGGACGGGCGACAGAAGGCTTGGTCAGGGGTGTCGAGTCAGTCCTTAGGACTCTCTGTACCCGAGAAGGGGTTAGATTTTATCCATCAGGCAGTGGGAGCTGGGAAGGTACTCTGAGAACAGGTTTGGAGGGTGGGGGGTTTATGTTAAAAAAAggtcaatgttaaaaaaaaaatctgaggctAGATGGGAAGGTGCTGAGACTGCAGTCAGGAAGACTAGTAGGGACTACTACCATTAATCAAGCACATTTAGGGCTGTGGAGGACGAGTGGGAAGGAAGGCGAGAGATCTAGGCGGCGAACCAACGGGTTTTGTTCATCGTCGTCAGAGTTcaacaaggggagagggaggtcCTGGATGTGTCCCAGGTGATTGGCTTGAGCAGCTGGAGAGAAGATGATGTGACTGACTTAGACCAGCTGGGGCTAGTTGTCATGAGATTGATGAGTTCAAATCTGTCAGCCCAGTCCTGGCCGACCATCACAGAAATCGTTTGAACACAAGAGGGATCCAGTATAAGCAATGACTTGAATTTGTCCAGAGCTGTCACAGCTGTTACTGTAGTCTAGCTTTTGGGATGTAAGTTGTTATCCTCATTTCTAGTTGGGAAACCAGAGCCCAGCGTGGTTAAAGACGTAGCCCGAATTGGAACTTGTGTTCTGACTCTCTTGACCAGGGGTTTTTCCATTATTCCACAACCAACTCTAAATCCAGATGTTTTCATTCTCTCTGATCCACTGTACCTCGTAAGGTAAAATAATGTCCCTTAGTGCTACTACAAAGAGTTAATTTTATATCCTAATCGTCGTGACCTAGGAATATCATCTACATCAGAAGTTAGCAGACTGGTCCACGGACCGAATAtgacctgctgcctgtttttctaATTACAGTTTTCTGGGAACGCAGGCATGCCTGTTTGTTTATGTGTTATCTTTGGCTACTTTTGTACTATactggcagagttgagtagttaagACAGAGACCTTATGgcttgcaaaacctaaaatatttactattgaccccttacagaaaaggtttgccaaGCCCTGGCCTACGAGTCTACTCActagtatatatttaatatttaaattttgtatataaaCAAGATTGCTTCTACATTAACAGGTCTCTTAGTTGAATATTGATGGCTTACTGTGAATGGGAACATAGTTTCTTAGATTGTTTTTCAGAAAACTGTTACTGTGTTTTAGGAAGAAAATTGAGACCTCTTGGCTGTGGGCATGCCGGGTGACAGCAGGGTCTATTCCAGACCTCTcctctctgtatctcagtttcctcactggtaaAATAAGGGCTTTGAACTAGAGAATCTCTAAAAGCCCCTTCCAACAATAGTGGTTGGTGTTTCTTGAAACACGCTATAATCGCTCTGGTTTAAAATTCAGCGTCCAAACTCAGTGTTTCCGTCCTGAGTCCTCTTGACGAAGGACACTTCCCCGTCTTGCTTTTTGGTTACCCTCCTGCCCTCTAGATCTGTGGCTGAAATGGGAAGCTCTCATTGCAGTGTGCTTCACCCCAGCTCCTGCTCCGAGGTGCTGGCTCTCTGGTGGATCTGTGTTGTTGTGGTGATACATATTATTGTGATGGGTATATATAAAAATGAGTAgactatggtttttttttttcctcagggaatgAAGCATAATAAATGTCTAACTGATGGGGAAGAATATTTTTGGAGTATTTATAGAGCAAATGTAATTGGAAAGCAGATGGCGATTTTTAATCTATGCAAAACATTGACATTTGAGAAGAAAATCGCTTTTTGTGCATACAGTATTATTGTGATCTCTTATAATAAACGTTAGGGTGTTTCTAAAGTTTTTACTAACAAGCATATTTCTTTTCATGCCTTTCAAACTTAAAATCCATATATTGTTttgttcattcagtaaatatgaaTGGAGCACGTCATTCTGGGTCCTGGAGATAAATGGTGATTGATCAAGACAGATCAGATCCCTGTTCTCGTAAACAAAATGTCCAATGGGAATAAGTGCTGTGCGGAAAGTTAGAGGCTGCTGTGCTCAGGGTGACTGCAGGTGTTTCAAGTGGACCTCAGGGAAGCCACTTTAGGAGGAGACCTCTCCGTTCTGATTGcgtgatgagaaggagccagccagccAGAAGGTCCTGGAGGAGCATTCCGTGCAGAGGGCAtggcacgtgcaaaggccctcagCAGGGAAGGGCTCAGAGTGtttaaggaacagaaagaaggcctGGGTGGCTGCGGATGAAGCAGATGAGGGGAAGATGGGACAAAATGAAAGGAAGAAGTTGACCAGATCATTAAGACGTTGTAGGCCAGGGCAAGGGATCTGGGTTTTATTCTCAGCCATTGATAAGTTTCCAGCAAGCTGACACTCCAGAGATCTTTATGGAATTATCATGTGCAGGGCGCTTACTACGTTTTATAGGGATAGCAAGCAAAGATGACTAAGTTAAGATTCTGTCCTTTAAGAAATTACTGTCAGTAATAACAGAAAACAGTAAAGATTCTAGATTATACATTGTGTGATTGTTTCTTAACACAGTATAAGCTATCTACATATTAATGgactagtaattttttttttttgaagttgcaTGTTAACTTGTAGAATTTTATTCAATGGAATGCAAATCATATCTGTCCAGTGGAACAAGATCACTCCAGTTTCGTATGTAATCCAGCAATCTTAACATTCTTTTATTAAATTACCTATAAATACCTAACTCCTCAAATGctcttttaaccaattttaatatcttactggttccctcatttttttttttttaattttttgtttattgcagtaacattggtttataacattgtaaaaatttcaggtgtacatcattatactctatttctgcatagattacatcatgttcaccaccaaaatactaattacaacccatcaccacacacatgtaccgaattatccctttcaccctcctccctccccccttcccctctggtaaccaccaatccaatctctgtccctatgtgtttgtttatttttgttattatgtactacttaatgaaggaaatcatacggtatttgaccttctccctctgacttatttcactttgcattataccctcaatgtccatccatgttgtcacaaatggctggatttcatcgtttcttatggctgagtagtactccattgtgtatatataccacagcttctttatccattcgtcccttgatgggcacttaggttgcttccaagtcttggctattgtgaataacgctgcaatgaacacaggggtgcatgtacctttacaaattggtgttttcaagttctttggataaatacccaacagtggaatagctggatcatatggtagttctatccttgattttttgaggaatctccatactgttttccatagtggctgcaccagtttgcactcccaccagcagtgtatgagagttcctttctctccacatcctctccaacacatgtcgtttcctgtcttgttaattatagccattctgacgggcgtgaggtgatatctcattgtagttttgatttgcatttccctgatagtgattttgaacatcttttcacgtgcctgttggccatctgtatatcttctttggagaagtgtctgttcaggtcttttgcccattttttaattgggttggtagtttttttgttgttgagatgcatgagttctttatatattttggagattgagcccttatcagatgtatggtttgcaaatatcttctcccaattgttaggttgtcttttcgttttgttgatggtttcctttgctgtgcagaagctttttagtttgatgtagtcccatttgtttattttttctattgtttctcttgcccggtcagacatggtgtttgaaaagatgttgctaagaccgatgtcgaagagcgtactgcctatgttttcttctagaagtttcacagtttcaggtcttacattcaagtctttaatccatttggagttaatttttgtgtatggtgtaaggtaagggtctactttcatttttttgcatgtgactatccagttttcccaacaccatttgttgaagagactttcttttccccattgtatgttcttggctcctttgtcaaagattagctgtccatagatgtgtgggtttatttctgggctttcgattctattccattgatctgtgtgtctgtttttctgccagtaccatactgttttggttactatagctttgtagtatattttgaaatcagggagtgtgatggactagtaatttttaattatcattaCTTCTTATCTGTTACTGGTAGAAATCGGCTTATGTACTAATATTCTCAattgattaaataatttttggcctagacttttaaaataatattactttGAGGCAGTGGTATGTCTTTAGTTTAAAATGTAACTGTCACTTTCCTTTTGGGCTTTCTCCTGGGTCCACCGACAGTGTGTACTGGCCCTTGTTCGTCCTGATCTTCCACGCCATCTGTCCCATCCCCCACTTCATTGCCAGAAGACTATCGGATGACTCGGATGCAACCAGCAGTGCCTGTCGGGAACTGGCTTACTTCTTCACGACTGGAATTGTTGTGTCTGCCTTCGGGCTTCCTGTTATTCTTGCTCGTGTGGCTGTGGtaagttttgttttctcttgttttgccCAGTTGTCGCTGAGTTTACTTCAAAGGCCCATGTCAAGAGCCTCAATTTCATTCCCATTGCTTAGATGTAATACTCAAAGCCAGATGTATTTTTAGTTTCTCTGGTCCCCCATTTTCAATCTACCTGTCAGTATGTTGACCATGTTTTCAGAatgctttctttgtttctcttacGACTTTTAGCCAGACCAAGTGATTTCTTGCTTTTTCTACTTTAAGCTATTCTCTGGAATTGTTCTTAAATCCTTGCCTCTTATCTTGGGGCAATCCACAGAGACTATAATAGCAATACTTTTCCAGATGAATACCATATCAAATTCTTCTCTTGCAAATAGGATCATGGACACAATTCTCAACTCAGTGCAGTAGGCATAAATTGAGGGACAACTATGTAGTTACTAGAAGATATAGGGAATACGATGACATCTTCACAtccaatataaaatttttttttggctcCAAAACACACCTTGTGGGTATAATTCGTTCAATTTTTTGTCGTTCACTGTTTCATACTATTTGCTTTTGTTCCCAACTACATACTGTTTCAATTTAGTGAAACTCTTATTTGTGGCATTGAATATCAGATATGCAAAGTCTTATttcttcattcagtaaatatcttTGGAACATCTGCTATTTGTAAGACACTAGGAATAAGAGCCAGATGCTGTCTGTGTTCCCAGAGCACAGAGACTAGCCTGATGGGTAGTGTGCTGTAAGTAGATTATGATAGTTGAAATGTGATCAGAACGCCATAGGAGCAGCAAGAAGAGAGAAGTTACACCTGGCATTCAATGTGGGCCTCTAAGGATGAATCGGGTTTTGAATAAAGTAAGGAAGGCTGTTGCATGGAATGGCACCCAAGTGTGAAAATGTAACCTGTGGAAGAAAGAACAATATGATGGAGCAAACGGGGTGGTTGAGATGAGGCTAGGAAGGCTGCTGAAGCCTGATTGGGAAGAGTCTTGAACGCCATGCCAGATTGAACTCCATCTGGATGATGGAGAAGCACTGAAGGTTTTTGAATGCCAGATTGTCATGaccttattcttcttgtgccttATACTAGTACTTCTTAAGTTT comes from Diceros bicornis minor isolate mBicDic1 chromosome 4, mDicBic1.mat.cur, whole genome shotgun sequence and encodes:
- the LEPROT gene encoding leptin receptor gene-related protein isoform X1; this encodes MDMVFEKMLLRPMSKSVLPMFSSRSFTVSGLTFKSLIHLELIFVYGVSVYWPLFVLIFHAICPIPHFIARRLSDDSDATSSACRELAYFFTTGIVVSAFGLPVILARVAVIKWGACGLVLAGNAVIFLTILGFFLVFGRGDDFSWEQWWRAAVQECVSLEESSPQLQLCCG
- the LEPROT gene encoding leptin receptor gene-related protein isoform X2, whose translation is MAGVKALVALSFSGAIGLTFLMLGCALEDYGVYWPLFVLIFHAICPIPHFIARRLSDDSDATSSACRELAYFFTTGIVVSAFGLPVILARVAVIKWGACGLVLAGNAVIFLTILGFFLVFGRGDDFSWEQWWRAAVQECVSLEESSPQLQLCCG
- the LEPROT gene encoding leptin receptor gene-related protein isoform X3 produces the protein MDMVFEKMLLRPMSKSVLPMFSSRSFTVSGLTFKSLIHLELIFVYGVSVYWPLFVLIFHAICPIPHFIARRLSDDSDATSSACRELAYFFTTGIVVSAFGLPVILARVAVIKWGACGLVLAGNAVIFLTILGFFLVFGRGDDFSWEQ
- the LEPROT gene encoding leptin receptor gene-related protein isoform X4, with the translated sequence MAGVKALVALSFSGAIGLTFLMLGCALEDYGVYWPLFVLIFHAICPIPHFIARRLSDDSDATSSACRELAYFFTTGIVVSAFGLPVILARVAVIKWGACGLVLAGNAVIFLTILGFFLVFGRGDDFSWEQW